In Helianthus annuus cultivar XRQ/B chromosome 9, HanXRQr2.0-SUNRISE, whole genome shotgun sequence, the following are encoded in one genomic region:
- the LOC110880293 gene encoding pollen receptor-like kinase 6, producing the protein MAFLGQLWPPFSLCILLIMIPIMARSAMNDTEALLRIKQSLNNPISLDSWKPGTRPCDETIRWVGLVCGNGIVTTLRLKSLNLSGEIDIFALSQLQGLRVINIVNNAFSGPIPEFNKLGALKAIYLSMNQFSGEIPSGYFAQMVSLKKIWFDNNNFSGPIPSSLAQLPRLLELHLNDNKFSGLIPLIGQPTLESLDLSNNDLTGDIPSSLSRFDVALFDGNPGLCGPKLRKLCVNVKQTPKGPKPPSKPPPPESLKIAYMLMALSAFILVAMLIAIYVLVQKRKKEEADLMCLEKRTSDGSFDLDISSVSPKEDDYLTQENISSPKKTKGGGGGGGGDLMLLNKGTVAFGLSDLMKAGAEVLGNGSLGSSYKAKLSNDLVLVVKRLKVINKMSKDGFQVEMSRLGRLEHPNVLAPLACHFQKKEKLAIYEYIPKGSLLYLLHGDRGESHAELNWAARLKIIKGVALGMGYIHRELSMLALPHGNLKSSNVLLGPNNDPLVVDYGLINIIDASHAANVLTGYKAPEAVQNHSISHKCDVYSLGIIILEILTGKFPSQYHNKGQGGTDVVEWVKSAISEQREVELLDPEITGHTTSLGEMQRLLQIGAECTQSDPDDRIDIREAIRRIEEIRI; encoded by the exons ATGGCCTTTCTTGGTCAGCTCTGGCCTCCTTTTTCGTTGTGTATCTTGTTGATTATGATACCAATCATGGCAAGATCCGCCATGAACGACACTGAGGCTTTGCTTAGAATCAAACAATCTTTAAACAACCCCATTTCTCTTGATTCCTGGAAGCCCGGAACAAGACCTTGCGACGAAACCATCAGATGGGTCGGGCTTGTTTGTGGCAATGGGATCGTTACTACCCTTCGTTTAAAATCACTCAATTTATCAGGTGAAATAGACATTTTCGCCCTTTCACAATTGCAAGGCTTAAGGGTCATTAACATTGTAAACAATGCATTTTCTGGCCCTATCCCCGAATTCAATAAACTTGGAGCTTTGAAAGCTATTTACTTGTCAATGAACCAGTTTTCTGGTGAAATTCCTTCAGGTTACTTCGCCCAAATGGTGTCCTTAAAGAAAATATGGTTTGACAACAACAATTTCTCCGGTCCGATTCCTTCTTCCTTGGCTCAGCTCCCTCGTCTATTGGAATTGCATCTCAATGATAACAAGTTTTCGGGTCTAATTCCATTAATTGGACAGCCAACTTTGGAGTCACTTGACCTTTCAAATAATGATCTAACAGGGGACATTCCTTCTAGTTTATCAAGATTTGATGTGGCCTTATTTGATGGGAATCCCGGGCTTTGTGGGCCAAAACTTCGTAAGCTATGTGTCAACGTGAAGCAGACTCCTAAAGGACCTAAACCACCATCGAAGCCCCCGCCTCCCGAGTCTTTAAAGATAGCTTACATGCTCATGGCTCTCTCTGCTTTCATTCTTGTGGCAATGTTAATTGCAATCTACGTGTTGGTGCAAAAGAGGAAGAAAGAAGAAGCTGATCTGATGTGCTTAGAGAAGCGAACCAGTGATGGTTCGTTTGATTTGGATATATCTAGTGTTAGCCCAAAGGAAGATGACTACTTAACCCAAGAAAACATATCATCTCCTAAAAAGACcaagggtggtggtggtggtggcggtggcgatcTTATGTTGTTGAACAAAGGCACCGTTGCATTTGGGTTGTCGGATTTAATGAAAGCCGGTGCAGAGGTTCTTGGGAATGGATCGTTAGGGTCTTCGTATAAAGCTAAGTtgtcaaacgatttggttttagtggttaaaaggttgaaagtgATAAATAAGATGAGTAAAGACGGATTCCAAGTCGAGATGAGTCGACTTGGAAGACTCGAGCACCCGAATGTGTTGGCACCACTCGCGTGTCATTTTCAGAAGAAAGAGAAACTCGCCATCTACGAGTACATTCCTAAAGGCAGTTTACTTTATTTGTTGCATG GTGATCGAGGGGAGAGTCATGCGGAGCTTAATTGGGCGGCTCGattaaaaatcatcaaaggtGTGGCGCTGGGAATGGGTTACATCCACAGAGAACTATCGATGCTAGCGTTACCTCACGGAAATTTGAAATCGAGCAATGTCCTTCTTGGGCCTAATAACGACCCACTAGTAGTAGATTACGGTCTAATCAATATTATCGATGCTAGTCACGCAGCAAACGTGTTAACGGGGTACAAAGCCCCCGAAGCAGTACAGAATCATTCGATTTCACACAAATGTGACGTGTATAGTCTAGGAATCATAATTCTAGAAATTCTAACGGGCAAATTTCCATCTCAGTACCATAACAAAGGCCAAGGTGGGACAGATGTGGTAGAGTGGGTAAAATCTGCTATATCGGAGCAAAGAGAGGTGGAGTTGTTGGATCCAGAGATCACGGGGCACACGACTTCATTAGGCGAAATGCAAAGGTTATTGCAGATCGGCGCAGAATGTACCCAGAGCGATCCAGATGACCGGATAGACATTAGAGAGGCAATTAGAAGAATAGAAGAGATTAGGATTTAA